From Juglans regia cultivar Chandler chromosome 6, Walnut 2.0, whole genome shotgun sequence, the proteins below share one genomic window:
- the LOC108983609 gene encoding early nodulin-like protein 1, whose protein sequence is MASLRTILPVLTLLFLFCSFSEARDFLVGGKENSWASPSSADSLIQWAGKTRFRVGDYLVFNYDPNTDSVLQVTREEYENCSNSNPVKEYKGGKTKVELDRSGPFYFISKAEGKCKKGQRLTVIVLSHGHRAPAHSPLPAPELAPPSLPSELAPTALAPAPLGGGANGVRCGFIGLLVGIVSLVGMILN, encoded by the exons ATGGCTTCCTTGAGAACTATTCTTCCAGTTCTGACTCTCTTGTTTTTGTTCTGTAGCTTCTCTGAAGCCAGAGATTTTCTGGTTGGAGGCAAGGAAAACTCATGGGCTAGTCCATCTTCTGCAGACTCTCTCATTCAGTGGGCTGGGAAAACTCGATTCAGAGTTGGCGATTATCTCG TCTTCAACTACGATCCCAACACTGACTCAGTACTGCAAGTGACAAGGGAGGAATACGAGAACTGCAGCAACTCGAACCCAGTAAAAGAATACAAGGGCGGAAAAACCAAGGTTGAGTTGGACAGGTCAGGACCATTCTATTTCATCAGTAAAGCTGAGGGGAAGTGTAAGAAGGGCCAGAGGCTGACTGTGATTGTGCTGTCTCATGGACACCGGGCCCCAGCGCATTCTCCACTGCCGGCACCGGAACTAGCTCCGCCATCACTTCCTTCGGAACTAGCTCCGACCGCACTGGCTCCAGCACCGCTGGGTGGCGGTGCTAATGGAGTAAGGTGTGGGTTTATTGGTCTCCTCGTTGGAATAGTGAGTTTGGTGGGGATGATCTTGAATTGA
- the LOC109020615 gene encoding signal recognition particle receptor subunit alpha homolog, which yields MLEQLLIFTRGGLILWTCKELGNALKGSPIDTLIRSCLLEERSGAASYNYDAPGAAYTLKWTFHNELGLVFVAVYQRILHLLYVDDLLAMVKHEFSQIYDPKRMAYSDFDETFRQLKKEAEARAEDLKRSKQVVGKSLNNSKKQGYMQKAGFEGVTNKKSSESNSSNDSEDGDNRKGRKLENGHSNGNYVHNEESKFNGRANGIENGSSNAGAFDVNKLQKLRAKGGKKTEPAVSKGSSKAEPKKKITKKNRVWDDSPPQAKLDFTDSVGENGDNIEVVAADHGESMMDKEEIFSSESEGEEDEEVGKDSKPETKKKGWFSSMFQSIAGKANLEKSDLEPALRALKDRLMTKNVAEEIAEKLCESVAASLEGKKLASFTRISSTVQAAMEEALVRILTPRRSIDILRDVHAAKEQGKPYVVVFVGVNGVGKSTNLAKVAYWLLQHQVGVMMAACDTFRSGAVEQLRTHARRLQVPIFEKGYEKDPAIVAKEAIQEATHNGSDVVLVDTAGRMQDNEPLMRALSKLIYLNNPDLVLFVGEALVGNDAVDQLSKFNQKLADLSPSPNPRLIDGILLTKFDTIDDKVGAALSMVYISGAPVMFVGCGQSYTDLKKLNVKSIVKTLLK from the exons ATGTTAGAGCAGTTACTGATATTTACTCGAGGAGGATTAATCCTCTGGACATGTAAAGAGCTCGGAAATGCTCTTAAGGGATCACCAATCGACACCTTGATCCGGTCTTGTCTCTTGGAAGAGCGATCCGGTGCAGCATCATACAACTATGATGCCCCAGGTGCCGCTTACACACTCAAATGGACCTTCCATAATGAGCTTGGCCTTGTATTTGTCGCCGTATATCAGCGGATTCTCCATCTGCTGTATGTGGACGATCTGCTTGCAATGGTGAAACATGAGTTTTCTCAAATTTATGATCCGAAACGGATGGCCTATAGTGATTTCGATGAAACTTTTAGGCAACTGAAAAAGGAGGCTGAGGCTCGGGCTGAGGATTTGAAGAGATCAAAGCAGGTGGTGGGCAAGTCtctaaataatagtaagaaGCAAGGATATATGCAAAAGGCTGGATTTGAAGGAGTGACTAACAAAAAAAGCAGTGAAAGTAATTCCTCCAATGATAGTGAAGACGGTGATAATAGGAAGGGCCGTAAATTGGAGAATGGGCACTCCAATGGTAATTATGTTCATAATGAAGAGTCTAAGTTTAATGGTCGTGCTAATGGTATAGAAAATGGGAGTTCGAATGCTGGGGCTTTTGATGTAAATAAGCTTCAAAAGCTCAGAGCTAAAGGTGGGAAGAAAACTGAACCTGCTGTTAGCAAGGGCTCCTCCAAGGCAGagccaaagaaaaagataacaaaaaagAACAGAGTTTGGGACGATTCACCCCCTCAGGCAAAACTGGATTTTACAGATTCTGTGGGTGAGAATGGAGACAATATAGAGGTTGTTGCAGCAGATCATGGTGAAAGTATGATGGACAAGGAAGAGATATTCAGCAGTGAAAGCGAGggtgaagaagatgaggaagtGGGGAAGGACAGCAAGCCTGAAACTAAGAAGAAGGGATGGTTTTCATCAATGTTTCAAAG TATTGCGGGCAAAGCAAATTTGGAGAAGTCAGACCTGGAACCAGCTTTGAGAGCTCTCAAGGATAGGCTTATGACCAAGAATGTG GCTGAGGAGATAGCAGAGAAACTCTGTGAATCAGTGGCAGCAAGTCTTGAAGGGAAAAAGCTGGCTTCATTCACAAGGATATCTTCGACAGTGCAG GCTGCAATGGAAGAAGCTCTTGTACGTATTTTAACTCCTAGGCGCTCTATTGACATATTGAGGGACGTGCATGCTGCAAAGGAACAAGGGAAGCCTTATGTCGTTGTTTTTGTCGGTGTTAACGGAGTTGGGAAATCTACCAATCTAGCAAAG GTTGCCTACTGGCTTCTGCAGCATCAGGTCGGTGTCATGATGGCTGCTTGTGACACATTCCGATCTGGAGCTGTTGAGCAGCTGCGGACTCATGCACGAAGGCTCCAG gtCCCTATATTTGAGAAGGGGTATGAGAAAGATCCTGCAATTGTAGCAAAAGAAGCAATCCAGGAGGCAACACACAATGGTTCTGATGTGGTTCTCGTTGACACAGCTGGTCGAATGCAG GATAATGAACCATTGATGAGAGCACTCTCAAAGCTTATTTACCTTAACAATCCAGATCTGGTCTTGTTTGTTGGAGAGGCACTGGTTGGAAATGATGCCGTTGATCAACTTTCAAAGTTTAATCAG AAATTAGCGGACCTTTCGCCTTCACCCAATCCAAGATTGATAGATGGGATCTTGCTCACTAAATTTGATACTATTGATGATAAG GTTGGAGCTGCACTTTCAATGGTTTACATATCTGGTGCCCCGGTCATGTTTGTTGGCTGTGGACAGTCATATACAGATCTCAAGAAACTCAATGTCAAATCGATAGTCAAGACCCTCCTTAAATGA